In one window of Methanolobus mangrovi DNA:
- a CDS encoding Nre family DNA repair protein, whose amino-acid sequence MTQNLCIKCKGKGLCGRPRCPILEKFKSIESVIPKSSGETSIFGASPPSVFVGRYNYPEVKAGPMIPPELCGDEAMLLEDPKSLLKMNIQDVIASRSQLVRANTGINVKNARSPDNQLIERSQELALSKNPVDTEAWFNKPISNKLKFDNVLTPMGPSGDLKKFDITENPKVPKKVDYLVYDEDALAKDAISELWGGNIPAEHITRLLSIGLLGQERKLVPTRWSITAVDDMVGKDLLSNIRDYQQLSEVQVFSGGVFGNHFEIILIPRMFSFELIEVWMPRTVWSGGSTWIGADHEDFGGKKKYSDLAGGYYAARLGALEYLNSIRRQATVFMVREIRPEYWAPLGVWVVREGVREAFNNEPQRFESVGQALSDISIRIKTSSSEWLPKAALLPDIRFQRTLNSFF is encoded by the coding sequence TTGACGCAAAATCTTTGCATAAAATGTAAGGGCAAAGGTCTTTGTGGACGACCAAGGTGTCCTATCCTGGAGAAATTCAAGTCCATAGAGTCCGTAATTCCGAAATCCTCCGGTGAGACTTCTATTTTTGGCGCATCTCCTCCATCTGTCTTTGTGGGGCGGTACAATTATCCTGAGGTAAAAGCAGGTCCCATGATACCGCCTGAGCTTTGCGGGGATGAGGCAATGTTGCTGGAAGACCCAAAATCCTTGCTGAAGATGAATATACAGGATGTCATTGCATCCCGTTCCCAGCTTGTAAGGGCTAACACAGGTATTAATGTGAAGAATGCACGTTCTCCTGATAATCAACTGATTGAAAGATCCCAGGAATTAGCCCTGTCAAAAAATCCTGTGGATACTGAGGCATGGTTCAATAAGCCCATAAGTAACAAACTCAAATTCGATAACGTCCTGACTCCTATGGGTCCTTCGGGTGACCTGAAGAAATTCGATATAACTGAGAATCCCAAAGTCCCAAAGAAAGTAGATTATCTGGTGTATGATGAAGATGCACTGGCAAAGGATGCAATATCCGAGTTATGGGGCGGTAATATCCCTGCAGAACATATCACGCGCCTTCTTTCTATCGGGCTTTTAGGTCAGGAACGAAAATTAGTCCCTACCCGCTGGTCTATAACTGCAGTCGACGATATGGTGGGAAAGGACCTCCTTTCAAATATAAGGGACTACCAGCAGTTGAGTGAAGTTCAGGTTTTCAGTGGTGGCGTATTTGGTAATCACTTTGAAATAATCCTGATTCCCCGCATGTTCTCATTTGAGTTAATTGAGGTCTGGATGCCGCGTACTGTTTGGTCCGGAGGGAGCACGTGGATAGGGGCAGATCATGAGGATTTCGGTGGAAAAAAGAAATACTCTGATCTTGCAGGCGGTTACTATGCAGCTCGTCTGGGTGCCTTGGAATATCTTAATTCCATTCGCAGGCAGGCTACCGTATTCATGGTTAGGGAAATAAGGCCTGAATACTGGGCACCGCTTGGCGTATGGGTTGTCAGGGAAGGTGTGAGGGAAGCATTCAACAATGAACCTCAACGTTTTGAATCCGTGGGGCAGGCGCTTTCAGATATTTCAATCCGTATAAAGACTTCATCATCTGAATGGTTGCCAAAAGCAGCTTTGTTGCCTGATATACGCTTCCAGCGGACTCTTAACTCTTTCTTCTAA
- a CDS encoding inorganic phosphate transporter: protein MSFFDPLVLLLVAAGLYMAWNIGANDLANAMGTSVGSGALSIKQVIIIAGVFEFAGAVLFGKRVTSTIAKGIVPVDSISLIDPHLVAIGMLAAILAAGFWITLATFYNLPVSTTHSIVGAVLGFGLMAAYYGIIGFEEIKWAVLGKIVGSWLVSPLLGALLAYVIFSLIRYFILQKADDPYNVEKKFVLLQTMTACYIAFAHGSNDVANAIGPLYAGLNSLEMAGLVIPLWVMALGGIGMVIGLATWGYRVIETIGTRITELTPTRGFSAEFATASVVVLHSYSSLPISTTHTLVGSVIGVGLAGGLAAVDLSVIGKIVVSWIVTVPAAAITSAIIFAGLMGVGL, encoded by the coding sequence ATGAGTTTTTTTGATCCTCTCGTATTGTTATTGGTTGCAGCAGGTCTGTATATGGCATGGAATATCGGTGCCAATGACCTTGCAAATGCCATGGGAACGTCAGTAGGCAGTGGGGCGCTGTCTATCAAACAAGTAATTATAATTGCAGGTGTTTTTGAGTTTGCAGGCGCCGTACTTTTTGGAAAAAGAGTTACTTCCACCATTGCCAAGGGCATTGTCCCTGTTGACTCCATCAGTCTAATTGATCCGCATCTTGTGGCCATTGGAATGCTTGCAGCTATCCTTGCAGCAGGTTTCTGGATCACACTTGCCACATTCTATAATCTCCCTGTGTCCACCACACATTCAATTGTAGGTGCTGTCCTTGGTTTTGGTTTAATGGCAGCATACTATGGTATCATCGGTTTTGAAGAGATAAAATGGGCCGTATTGGGTAAAATAGTTGGTAGTTGGCTGGTCTCGCCACTTCTTGGAGCGTTGCTTGCTTATGTTATCTTTTCTCTCATCCGGTATTTCATACTTCAAAAAGCAGATGATCCTTATAATGTAGAGAAGAAATTCGTCCTTCTACAGACAATGACTGCATGTTACATTGCCTTTGCACATGGTTCCAACGATGTTGCAAATGCTATCGGTCCTCTGTATGCAGGTTTGAATTCACTTGAGATGGCAGGCCTTGTTATTCCTCTCTGGGTAATGGCTCTTGGAGGTATTGGAATGGTCATAGGACTTGCTACATGGGGATACCGTGTGATTGAAACTATCGGCACACGAATAACCGAACTTACTCCTACAAGAGGTTTTTCGGCAGAGTTTGCCACAGCTTCCGTGGTGGTCCTCCATAGTTACAGTTCCCTGCCAATATCTACCACACACACACTTGTGGGTTCAGTTATAGGTGTTGGACTTGCTGGTGGTCTTGCGGCGGTTGATTTAAGTGTTATCGGAAAGATAGTTGTTTCCTGGATAGTTACTGTACCTGCAGCGGCAATTACATCTGCTATTATATTTGCAGGGCTAATGGGAGTCGGACTATGA
- a CDS encoding TIGR00153 family protein, with the protein MIKKEYIRSVLNIFASSPFKPLVMHANKGGDCVRKLNESLIAYCDGNMDIVEELSNQIDVIEHEADVIKQTIRSELSSSIMLPVHANDLLNFLKPQDSISDDAQEVAFWLTVHKFEAPDDIRDGFKELMAKTLETVEMYEDLVSTLGELLETSFSKRDVEETLHLVVKVEEMEHQVDVIEKDLVRQIFRNENNIGAVGVYHLARLVRGIGDIADKSEHAADRLRTMVLRR; encoded by the coding sequence ATGATAAAGAAAGAGTATATCCGTTCTGTATTGAATATATTTGCAAGTTCTCCTTTCAAACCACTGGTAATGCATGCCAACAAAGGAGGCGATTGTGTCAGGAAACTCAACGAGTCACTGATAGCCTACTGTGATGGCAATATGGACATAGTAGAGGAATTGAGCAATCAGATCGATGTTATAGAACACGAAGCTGATGTCATAAAACAGACCATTCGTTCCGAGCTGTCCTCTTCCATAATGCTTCCTGTACATGCCAATGACCTGCTCAATTTCCTGAAGCCGCAGGACTCTATATCAGACGATGCGCAGGAAGTGGCATTCTGGCTAACGGTGCACAAATTCGAGGCACCCGATGATATACGTGATGGATTCAAGGAGCTCATGGCGAAGACCCTTGAAACAGTGGAAATGTATGAAGACCTTGTTTCCACCCTTGGGGAACTACTGGAAACGTCTTTCAGTAAAAGAGATGTTGAAGAAACCCTTCACCTTGTAGTAAAAGTAGAGGAAATGGAGCATCAGGTCGATGTTATTGAAAAAGATCTGGTGAGGCAGATCTTCAGGAATGAAAATAATATTGGCGCGGTTGGCGTGTACCACCTTGCCCGCCTTGTAAGGGGCATTGGTGATATTGCAGACAAGTCCGAGCATGCAGCAGACAGGTTAAGGACAATGGTCCTGAGAAGGTAA
- a CDS encoding phytoene desaturase family protein, which produces MEDYDVIVVGAGISGLLSALTLSKHGNKVLVLEKDKFVGGNCNSYMVDGFQVDTGAHAITHLEVGPLRRLMDNYFDYVPVFEDYGYYYIRTENQFMKVPSNIKEFVTFDVLPRKDRIVLTQAITKALTLSTFGTDLAKQSVYEFMPNNLSADTYDFVDTICHFLSGKDMKQTSAQRILAGSSFVRDSVPEEQLENIMKSNEKMAVEPVPRSILPPNLHASLQTRINRVSNPFTSLGRLATNKVSYSQGYPRKGLKALLNALLFSLPKTVEIKTDCEVKKILTDKGRVTGVEADEVYTARKVIYTGFVTDLPSMIESLPNSYIQELKGVVHTKSLTVWTGLDCIMDEFNYIGSEIWFKDAPYWAMPISNYDASLAPKGKQLVGFTFIIDGEDNEDMQIKKAYETIYHAIPKIEEHIEMKHNQITIPEKAAVTIDGYFADVRTPINGLYAAGTDTDKRSMGVTRAAYSIVELLKKMNEDGCLHK; this is translated from the coding sequence ATGGAAGATTACGATGTAATAGTCGTGGGTGCAGGTATAAGCGGGCTTCTGTCCGCACTCACCCTTTCTAAACATGGAAATAAAGTACTGGTACTTGAAAAAGATAAATTCGTAGGCGGTAACTGTAACAGCTATATGGTTGATGGTTTCCAGGTAGATACAGGCGCCCATGCCATTACACATCTTGAAGTAGGGCCTCTTAGAAGGCTTATGGATAATTATTTTGATTACGTTCCGGTCTTTGAGGATTACGGATACTACTACATAAGAACTGAGAACCAGTTCATGAAAGTTCCTTCTAATATCAAGGAGTTTGTCACATTCGATGTCCTTCCACGCAAGGACAGGATAGTACTCACGCAGGCCATCACCAAAGCACTCACTCTCTCTACATTCGGAACTGACCTGGCCAAGCAATCGGTCTATGAATTCATGCCAAACAACCTTTCAGCTGACACATATGACTTCGTAGATACCATATGCCACTTCCTTTCAGGCAAGGACATGAAGCAGACATCTGCCCAGAGGATCCTTGCAGGAAGCAGTTTTGTACGTGACAGCGTACCGGAAGAACAGTTAGAGAATATAATGAAGTCTAATGAGAAGATGGCTGTGGAACCAGTCCCACGATCAATACTTCCACCAAACCTGCATGCTTCATTGCAGACAAGGATCAACAGGGTATCCAATCCTTTCACATCCCTTGGAAGACTGGCAACTAACAAGGTCAGCTATTCTCAGGGCTATCCAAGAAAAGGATTGAAAGCCCTCCTTAATGCGCTTTTATTCTCACTTCCAAAGACAGTGGAGATTAAAACTGACTGCGAAGTAAAGAAGATACTCACAGATAAAGGCAGGGTGACCGGTGTTGAAGCTGATGAGGTATACACTGCCAGGAAAGTTATATACACAGGATTTGTTACTGACCTTCCTTCCATGATAGAGAGTCTTCCAAACTCCTACATACAAGAGCTAAAAGGTGTCGTACACACCAAAAGTCTGACTGTATGGACTGGACTGGACTGTATTATGGACGAGTTCAATTACATCGGATCGGAGATCTGGTTCAAGGACGCTCCTTACTGGGCTATGCCAATAAGCAACTATGATGCTTCACTGGCACCAAAGGGAAAACAGCTCGTTGGTTTCACATTCATAATTGACGGGGAGGATAATGAAGATATGCAGATAAAGAAAGCATATGAAACGATCTATCATGCTATCCCGAAAATCGAGGAACATATTGAGATGAAGCACAATCAGATAACGATTCCTGAAAAAGCTGCTGTGACCATCGACGGCTATTTCGCCGATGTAAGAACACCTATCAACGGACTTTATGCAGCTGGAACGGACACTGATAAAAGAAGTATGGGAGTCACCCGTGCAGCATATTCGATAGTCGAATTACTTAAAAAGATGAACGAAGACGGATGTCTTCACAAGTAA
- the purC gene encoding phosphoribosylaminoimidazolesuccinocarboxamide synthase → MKKEQLYSGKAKTIYKTEDPEKLISEFRDSLTAFDGKKKSEAKNKGYFNAQISKKIFEMLEEQGIPTHYLGMVSDNEMLVRAVEIILIEVIPRNIAAGSITRKYPIKEGTVFKTPVIVMDYKSDEHGDPMMNEDIAVAMGIATYEEIAQIRAMALKINEILVKYLDEKGFLLPDFKLEFGRVDGKIVVADEISCDTCRLWDKSTGESMDKDIFRFDKGDLSKAYEEVARRIVPEIFE, encoded by the coding sequence ATGAAGAAAGAACAGTTATACTCAGGAAAAGCAAAGACCATCTACAAAACCGAAGACCCAGAAAAACTGATCTCAGAGTTCAGGGACAGTCTTACGGCATTTGACGGCAAGAAGAAGAGCGAAGCTAAGAACAAGGGCTATTTCAATGCACAGATATCTAAAAAGATATTTGAGATGCTTGAAGAGCAAGGCATCCCCACACATTACCTGGGGATGGTTTCTGACAACGAAATGCTCGTCCGTGCTGTTGAGATAATACTGATCGAAGTAATTCCACGTAACATTGCAGCAGGTTCTATCACACGCAAGTATCCTATTAAAGAAGGGACTGTTTTCAAAACACCCGTGATTGTAATGGATTACAAGAGTGACGAACACGGCGACCCTATGATGAACGAAGATATCGCTGTAGCCATGGGAATTGCCACTTACGAAGAGATTGCGCAGATCCGTGCAATGGCCCTGAAGATCAACGAGATACTCGTGAAATACCTTGATGAAAAAGGATTCCTGCTCCCTGATTTCAAACTGGAGTTCGGAAGAGTTGACGGCAAGATCGTTGTGGCTGATGAGATATCATGTGACACATGCCGACTCTGGGACAAGAGCACAGGCGAATCAATGGACAAGGATATTTTCCGCTTTGATAAGGGAGATCTTTCCAAAGCATACGAAGAAGTTGCAAGGCGCATCGTGCCTGAGATCTTTGAATAA
- the nikR gene encoding nickel-responsive transcriptional regulator NikR codes for MEQELMRIGVSLPENLLTKFDTIIEQRGYSSRSEGIRDSIRNYITHYEWMSDVKGRRVGTITLIYDHTKRGLSSALTEIQHDYSHIIKSSVHIHLDHDNCLEVIILDGEGEEVKEVAERTMALKGVNYVKLNTALPAEKS; via the coding sequence ATGGAACAGGAACTTATGCGTATTGGGGTATCTCTTCCCGAAAATCTTCTGACTAAATTTGACACGATCATCGAACAGAGAGGTTACTCTTCCCGTTCTGAAGGAATCAGGGATTCCATCAGGAACTATATTACCCATTATGAATGGATGAGTGATGTAAAAGGCAGGCGTGTAGGTACTATCACTTTGATATATGACCATACAAAGCGTGGCCTTTCAAGCGCTCTTACTGAAATACAGCATGATTACTCTCATATTATTAAGTCTTCCGTCCACATTCATCTTGACCATGATAACTGTCTGGAAGTCATCATTCTTGATGGTGAAGGCGAAGAGGTAAAAGAGGTTGCTGAGAGGACAATGGCGCTTAAAGGTGTCAATTACGTCAAACTCAATACAGCCCTTCCGGCAGAGAAATCATAA
- a CDS encoding ArsR/SmtB family transcription factor, with the protein MTIQVNERSQEPYILPDATTLKVHEAMKEDVNNLVSLFKVLSDPVRIRILKALHISELCVCVLVETTDYKHSALSYHLKLLKDADLVDSRRDKNFQIYYLTEPGKKMLRAIESSFKKEI; encoded by the coding sequence ATGACAATACAGGTAAACGAAAGGAGCCAGGAACCTTACATACTTCCGGACGCAACAACTCTGAAAGTCCATGAAGCTATGAAAGAAGATGTCAATAACCTAGTATCTCTTTTTAAAGTACTTTCTGACCCAGTAAGAATACGTATTCTAAAAGCCCTCCATATCAGTGAACTGTGTGTATGCGTGCTGGTGGAGACTACTGACTATAAACATTCTGCACTTTCATACCACCTGAAACTGCTCAAGGATGCAGACCTTGTTGACTCGAGAAGGGACAAGAATTTCCAAATATATTATCTGACGGAACCAGGGAAAAAAATGTTGAGGGCAATTGAGTCCTCATTCAAAAAAGAGATCTGA
- a CDS encoding cation-translocating P-type ATPase, producing the protein MGNVPVGIEEIFTDLESSETGLSNQEALERLQKYGKNELEEKEKTTALKVFAGQFVNLIVWVLMAAAVISLIINETIDFWVIMFTIAVVIVLGFIQEYRAEKAMEALKSIVQPETTVIRDRKLRKILTTEIVPGDILVLETGDKVPADAVLFDTVALRLDESALTGESVPVGKIGNESIFAGTQLVHGKCKALVTATGMQTQIGKIASLIQTKSEDTPLQVKITKLSLTLAILAILASAITFAIGIAIGAPFADMLLISLALAVAAVPEGLPLTLTITLAYGMKKMAGHNAIIRKMLAVETLGSTTVICTDKTGTLTKNEMTVEKIFVSGNALELTGAGYVPKGEFQKRGDRVDVTEEETSLKLLKAIALCNNSAIEKRQDKWEVVGDPTEIALTVAAAKADLWKDELEKEYAMVEEIVFTSERKIMTTIHSTGSGTISFTKGAPEFVLPKCRSIEKNGELYTITQQDTEAILEKNLEFASSAYRVLAVACKETPEHGLDGDFEKEMTFLGLVAMIDPPREEVKTAVEMCRNAGIQVIMITGDNQETAKAIGRSIGLFEGKQGCGIYDDEKLQRIAADCAVTGDELEELNDEEFSIIVENINVYARTMPEQKLRIVDALQKKGHIVAMTGDGVNDAPALKKADIGIAMGIKGTDVAKESSVMILQDDNFATIVEAVKGGRTIYNNIEKFITYLISRNFTLIILIMAGISLLGFDLIPLLALQILFINMFNEIMPAISLGLDPAADGIMKRPPRDPNDSFLKKRNLFLVITLAFIMGIASFLVFALSDPASNTVMARTLTFATVVSMILFIPLAFRSLERSVLSIGIFTNKLMIAGVLATFFATMSVMYIPHLNEAFGLLPLSAGEWIMPIGVAFITFLCAEGLKYITRSVKTI; encoded by the coding sequence GTGGGAAATGTACCCGTGGGAATCGAAGAAATATTCACAGACCTTGAGAGCTCCGAAACAGGACTTTCCAATCAGGAAGCCCTTGAAAGGTTACAGAAATACGGAAAGAATGAACTTGAGGAGAAGGAAAAAACTACGGCATTGAAGGTCTTTGCCGGACAATTCGTGAACCTGATAGTCTGGGTGCTCATGGCTGCGGCTGTAATTTCCCTGATAATCAATGAGACCATTGATTTCTGGGTAATAATGTTCACAATTGCTGTTGTTATAGTACTTGGTTTTATACAGGAGTACAGGGCCGAAAAAGCAATGGAAGCCCTCAAAAGTATAGTACAGCCCGAAACAACGGTCATCCGGGACCGGAAACTCCGGAAGATACTCACAACAGAGATAGTTCCCGGAGACATACTTGTTCTGGAAACCGGGGACAAGGTTCCTGCAGATGCGGTCCTCTTTGATACTGTTGCCCTGAGATTGGATGAATCTGCCCTGACCGGGGAAAGTGTACCGGTCGGAAAAATAGGGAACGAGAGTATCTTTGCCGGCACCCAGCTGGTACATGGAAAATGCAAGGCACTGGTCACAGCTACGGGAATGCAGACACAGATAGGAAAGATCGCCAGCCTCATACAGACAAAAAGCGAGGATACGCCCCTGCAGGTGAAGATTACAAAATTATCCCTGACACTTGCAATACTTGCAATACTTGCCTCTGCAATCACTTTTGCAATTGGTATTGCCATTGGAGCTCCATTTGCTGATATGCTTTTAATATCCCTTGCACTTGCTGTGGCAGCAGTACCTGAAGGATTGCCGCTTACACTTACAATAACCCTTGCCTATGGTATGAAAAAAATGGCGGGTCACAATGCCATTATCAGAAAGATGCTTGCTGTTGAGACTCTCGGCTCCACAACGGTCATATGTACGGATAAAACAGGTACCTTAACCAAGAACGAGATGACCGTGGAAAAGATATTCGTCAGCGGGAACGCACTTGAACTGACAGGGGCAGGATACGTGCCAAAAGGAGAGTTCCAGAAAAGGGGTGACCGGGTTGATGTGACGGAAGAAGAGACTTCCTTAAAACTGCTTAAAGCTATTGCACTGTGTAATAACTCTGCCATCGAAAAAAGACAGGACAAATGGGAGGTTGTCGGGGACCCTACAGAAATAGCACTCACCGTTGCCGCTGCAAAAGCAGACCTTTGGAAGGACGAACTAGAAAAAGAATATGCTATGGTTGAGGAGATAGTTTTCACCTCAGAAAGGAAAATAATGACAACTATCCACAGCACCGGCAGTGGAACAATCTCATTCACAAAAGGAGCACCGGAGTTTGTTCTCCCAAAATGCAGGAGCATTGAGAAGAACGGGGAATTATACACCATTACACAACAGGATACGGAAGCAATACTGGAGAAGAACCTTGAATTTGCAAGTTCAGCCTATCGTGTGCTTGCGGTTGCATGTAAAGAGACTCCGGAGCATGGCCTTGATGGTGACTTTGAAAAGGAAATGACCTTCCTCGGACTTGTTGCCATGATAGACCCGCCACGTGAAGAAGTAAAAACTGCAGTAGAAATGTGCAGGAATGCTGGTATTCAAGTCATCATGATAACCGGAGATAACCAGGAGACTGCAAAGGCTATTGGCAGAAGTATCGGACTCTTTGAAGGCAAACAGGGATGCGGAATCTATGACGATGAGAAACTTCAGCGCATAGCAGCCGACTGTGCAGTTACGGGTGACGAGCTTGAAGAACTCAACGACGAAGAGTTTTCAATTATTGTTGAGAATATCAATGTTTATGCCAGGACAATGCCAGAGCAGAAACTCAGGATAGTTGATGCCCTGCAGAAAAAAGGACATATCGTTGCCATGACAGGCGATGGTGTCAATGATGCACCTGCACTTAAAAAAGCAGATATCGGTATCGCCATGGGAATAAAGGGTACTGATGTTGCAAAAGAATCCAGTGTAATGATACTTCAGGATGACAACTTTGCCACCATTGTTGAAGCTGTCAAGGGTGGGCGAACTATTTATAACAACATCGAGAAGTTCATAACATATCTTATATCAAGGAACTTCACCCTGATAATTCTCATCATGGCAGGAATCAGCCTTCTTGGCTTTGATCTCATACCGCTGCTGGCACTGCAAATACTTTTCATCAATATGTTCAATGAGATAATGCCTGCAATCTCACTGGGACTGGACCCCGCAGCAGACGGAATTATGAAAAGGCCACCCCGTGACCCTAATGATAGTTTCCTGAAAAAGAGGAACTTATTCTTGGTAATTACTCTGGCATTCATTATGGGAATAGCATCTTTCCTTGTCTTTGCCCTGAGTGACCCGGCAAGCAATACAGTCATGGCAAGAACACTCACCTTTGCAACCGTAGTCAGCATGATACTTTTCATACCGCTGGCTTTCAGGTCACTTGAACGTTCTGTATTAAGTATAGGTATTTTCACTAACAAGCTCATGATAGCAGGTGTTCTGGCGACCTTCTTTGCAACTATGTCAGTCATGTATATTCCTCACCTGAACGAAGCATTCGGATTGCTGCCACTGTCCGCAGGAGAGTGGATTATGCCTATCGGAGTTGCTTTCATTACGTTCCTCTGTGCAGAGGGACTAAAATACATCACAAGGAGTGTCAAAACCATATGA
- a CDS encoding PfkB family carbohydrate kinase — MAGVTITRVFAISETFYDILFNKGKPVSACPGGAMLNSSISLGRANVPVSFISEFAHDNVGNIIYEFLRENNVSTEHLYLYEGSSPLSLAFLNDRNDATYDFYEDFPQERFMTSIPSFGPGDIVMFGSILAVTKEVRTRLEELINSAKNASSTILYDPNFRPSQLPLLEEIKPMISENIAYSDIVRASDEDMRMIHGCMNSDEAYDFIKMNGCKFLIYTSSSNGVYLKTPSFSKYYKVPVIETVSTVGAGDSFNAGIVYMLHSRKIRDIGCVSEQMWDEIIAKATDFASRVCMSTENYISNDFAISLKKI; from the coding sequence ATGGCAGGTGTAACCATAACCCGCGTCTTTGCAATCAGTGAAACCTTCTATGATATTCTTTTCAATAAAGGCAAGCCGGTTTCTGCCTGCCCCGGAGGAGCTATGCTCAATAGTTCTATCTCACTTGGACGGGCAAATGTTCCGGTTTCATTCATCAGTGAGTTTGCTCACGACAACGTTGGAAATATAATATACGAATTTCTCAGGGAGAACAACGTATCAACAGAGCATCTCTACCTGTATGAAGGAAGTTCACCACTTTCACTTGCTTTTCTAAACGACAGGAACGATGCAACGTATGATTTCTACGAAGACTTTCCGCAAGAGCGTTTCATGACTAGTATTCCCTCCTTTGGTCCGGGGGATATTGTAATGTTCGGATCCATACTGGCTGTAACAAAAGAAGTCAGAACCAGACTTGAGGAACTCATCAATTCTGCAAAGAATGCCAGTTCAACTATTCTTTACGACCCTAATTTCAGGCCATCGCAGCTTCCACTTCTTGAGGAGATAAAGCCCATGATATCTGAAAACATAGCATATTCAGACATTGTAAGAGCCTCGGATGAAGACATGAGGATGATACATGGGTGCATGAATTCAGATGAAGCATATGATTTTATCAAGATGAATGGCTGCAAATTCCTTATCTACACTTCCAGTTCCAACGGTGTGTACCTGAAGACACCTTCTTTTTCAAAATACTACAAAGTCCCTGTTATAGAAACAGTTAGCACCGTTGGCGCAGGTGACAGTTTCAATGCAGGCATTGTTTACATGTTGCATTCAAGGAAAATAAGAGATATAGGCTGTGTTTCGGAACAAATGTGGGATGAAATAATAGCAAAAGCCACTGACTTTGCGTCCCGGGTCTGCATGAGCACTGAGAACTACATATCCAATGATTTTGCCATCTCTTTAAAAAAGATATAA
- a CDS encoding PAS domain-containing protein, with product MILSSKTGGVTISQNTGFGKFGNNNRKEDSLKEDSNQDTVKCDGELIDVQKKMELRIRALEGLVNNTRVIAFLRSPKEDAPVEFISEGIESFGYKVEDLTSGKITFKDLIHPDDFDRVYLELTENALEGASDFRQTYRIRTKKGYVRVVEERTAIMRDENGKVIYYQGVLEDITDKK from the coding sequence TTGATATTATCATCCAAAACCGGAGGGGTTACTATCAGTCAGAATACAGGGTTTGGCAAGTTTGGCAATAATAACAGAAAAGAAGATAGCCTGAAAGAAGACAGCAATCAGGATACTGTGAAGTGCGATGGGGAATTAATTGATGTGCAGAAAAAGATGGAGCTTCGCATCAGAGCACTTGAGGGACTTGTGAACAACACCAGAGTAATAGCATTTCTGCGCAGCCCGAAGGAAGATGCTCCGGTAGAATTCATTTCAGAGGGAATAGAATCTTTCGGGTACAAGGTAGAAGATCTCACTTCAGGCAAAATCACATTCAAAGACCTTATCCATCCGGATGATTTTGACCGTGTATATCTTGAACTCACAGAGAACGCACTGGAAGGTGCAAGTGATTTCAGGCAGACATACAGAATCAGAACTAAAAAAGGCTATGTCAGAGTCGTAGAGGAAAGAACTGCCATCATGAGAGATGAAAATGGAAAGGTCATCTATTATCAGGGAGTTCTGGAAGATATAACCGATAAGAAGTAG